Sequence from the Deltaproteobacteria bacterium genome:
TTCATAACAGTGGGAATCCCGAGATCTATTCCGGCAGCGCAGATTGGATGCCGCGGAATTTCAAAAAACGGGCGGAAATTCTCTATCCGATAAATAATACCGAGCTCAAGACCCAGATTATGGACGAGATCATGATGACCTACCTGAAGGACAATGTGAAGGCTCGTCTCATGCAGCCAGATGGATCGTACCTCCGGATCAAGCCGAAGGATGGGGAAAGGCCGATCCGGAGCCAAAGCGCGCTCATCGAGATTGCCCGGAAAGGGGGCGTGAAATCTCCGCCGTACGAAGAACTGGTCCGGAAGATCGGCAAGAAGAGTTTGAAGCGATAAGGGGTATAGAGAGTGAGCAAGGGCAACGGGGATCGGACAATGTCCTATGTCAGCAAAACCGCGCAGACTTATGATCCAGATCCGACACACAATCAGCAGGTTACGATAATCGCGCTGGCCATTTTCGACGAACTCCGTGTTCTTCATGGCTACGGTGCAGGCGAACGACGCCTGCTGGAAATCGCCGGTCGGCTGCACGACATCGGCTGGTCCCGGGATCGGTCAGGAAAACACCACAAGCACAGTTGCGACCTGATTCAAGAACTCGACATCCCCGGGCTCGATGAGCAGGATCGGCTTACCTGTGCGCTCGTTGCCCGTTATCACCGGAAGGCTCTTCCCGATGCAGCGCGGCACCGACGCTTCGCCTCCCTGGATGGCCGTCACCGTGCGCTTGTCGAGTG
This genomic interval carries:
- a CDS encoding HD domain-containing protein produces the protein MSKGNGDRTMSYVSKTAQTYDPDPTHNQQVTIIALAIFDELRVLHGYGAGERRLLEIAGRLHDIGWSRDRSGKHHKHSCDLIQELDIPGLDEQDRLTCALVARYHRKALPDAARHRRFASLDGRHRALVEWLAGMLRVADGLDCTHAGLIKRLTGKLSGDSFHIHLEVKGDCRREMERAFQKQDLLVKKAQRKIAYRC